A genome region from Camelina sativa cultivar DH55 chromosome 10, Cs, whole genome shotgun sequence includes the following:
- the LOC109126773 gene encoding LOW QUALITY PROTEIN: uncharacterized protein LOC109126773 (The sequence of the model RefSeq protein was modified relative to this genomic sequence to represent the inferred CDS: deleted 2 bases in 1 codon; substituted 1 base at 1 genomic stop codon): MEIMDHLEVRTPQKQQTQSKTEXFKRERDLLKSIIKARVRERERENTRGGLLLDSRHWRFVLRSVQASVSVIAHKD, encoded by the exons ATGGAGATAATGGATCATTTAGAAGTTAGAACGCcccaaaaa caacaaacacagagcaaaacagagtgatttaagagagagagagatttgctGAAGAGTATTATTAAAGCTCGagttcgagagagagagagagaaaatacaCGTGGTGGATTGTTATTGGACAGCCGTCATTGGCGTTTTGTGTTACGATCCGTCCAAGCTTCTGTATCAGTTATTGCCCACAAAGATTAA